A genomic region of Mus musculus strain C57BL/6J chromosome 7, GRCm38.p6 C57BL/6J contains the following coding sequences:
- the Trim6 gene encoding tripartite motif-containing protein 6 produces MTSTVLVDIRDEVTCPICLELLTEPLSIDCGHSFCQVCIIGNSNNSVFGQGGRSSCPVCRTSYQPGNLRPNRHLAAIVKRLREVALCPGKQLEVIFCALHGEKLQLFCKEDGKLICWLCERSQEHRGHHTFLMEEVAQEYQDMFQESLKKLRREQQEAEKLKALIQEKRESWKSQVEPEKRRIQTEFKQLRSILDREEQRELKKLEVEERKGLSIIEKAEGDLIHQSQSLKDLISDLEHRCQGSTVELLQDVGDVTKRSEFWTLRKPQALPTKLKSLFRAPDLRKMLKVFRELTDVQSYWVDVTLNPQTANLNLVLSKNRRQVRFVGAQLSEPSSLEEHYDCSVLGSQHFSSGKYYWEVDVSKKTAWILGVCSTPVDPMFSFSQYSSKQGAYSRYQPQCGYWVIGLQCKHEYRAYEDSSPSLLLSMTVPPRRIGIFLDCEAGTVSFYNVTNHGLPIYTFSKYYFPSALCPYFNPCSCIVPMTLRRPTS; encoded by the exons ATGACTTCAACAGTCTTGGTGGACATCCGAGATGAAGTAACCTGCCCTATCTGCTTGGAGCTCCTGACAGAACCCCTGAGCATTGATTGTGGCCATAGCTTCTGCCAGGTCTGCATCATAGGAAACAGTAATAATTCAGTGTTCGGCCAAGGAGGGAGGAGCAGCTGTCCTGTGTGCCGGACCTCCTATCAGCCTGGGAACCTCCGTCCTAATCGGCACCTGGCCGCCATAGTgaagaggctcagagaggttgcGTTGTGCCCTGGAAAACAACTCGAGGTCATTTTTTGTGCGCTTCATGGAGAGAAACTCCAGCTCTTTTGCAAGGAGGATGGGAAGTTAATTTGCTGGCTTTGTGAACGATCTCAGGAGCACCGTGGTCATCACACATTCCTCATGGAGGAGGTGGCCCAGGAGTACCAG GACATGTTCCaggagtctctgaagaaattgaGGAGGGAGCAGCAGGAAGCCGAGAAGCTAAAAGCTCTTATCCAGGAGAAGAGGGAATCCTGGAAG AGTCAGGTGGAGCCTGAGAAACGCCGGATCCAGACAGAGTTTAAGCAGCTCCGAAGCATCCTGGACAGGGAGGAGCAGCGGGAACTGAAGAAACTGGaagtggaagagaggaaggggctgAGCATCATAGAAAAGGCCGAGGGTGACCTGATCCACCAGAGCCAGTCACTGAAGGACCTCATCTCAGACCTGGAGCACCGGTGCCAGGGGTCCACCGTAGAACTGCTGCAG GATGTGGGTGATGTTACAAAAAG GAGTGAGTTCTGGACCCTGAGGAAGCCCCAAGCTCTCCCCACCAAGCTGAAAAGTTTGTTTCGAGCACCGGATCTGAGGAAGATGCTAAAAGTCTTTAGAG AGCTGACAGATGTCCAAAGCTATTGGG TGGACGTGACACTGAATCCACAGACGGCTAATTTAAATCTTGTCCTGTCGAAAAATCGGAGACAGGTGAGGTTTGTGGGTGCCCAGCTGTCCGAGCCATCCAGTCTGGAAGAACATTATGACTGTAGTGTCCTGGGCTCTCAGCACTTCTCCTCAGGAAAATACTACTGGGAAGTGGACGTGAGCAAGAAGACGGCATGGATCTTGGGTGTATGCAGTACCCCGGTGGATCCCATGTTCTCTTTCAGCCAGTACTCCAGCAAGCAGGGCGCCTACTCCAGGTATCAGCCACAGTGTGGATACTGGGTGATTGGCTTGCAGTGTAAGCACGAGTACAGAGCCTATGAGGATTCCTCCCCGTCCCTGCTCCTCTCCATGACCGTGCCACCTCGACGCATAGGGATTTTCTTAGACTGTGAGGCTGGCACGGTCTCCTTTTATAATGTCACAAACCACGGCTTGCCCATCTACACCTTCTCGAAGTATTACTTTCCTTCTGCCCTTTGTCCCTATTTTAATCCCTGCAGCTGTATAGTCCCGATGACCCTGCGGCGGCCAACTTCCTGA
- the Trim6 gene encoding tripartite motif-containing protein 6 isoform X2, which translates to MTSTVLVDIRDEVTCPICLELLTEPLSIDCGHSFCQVCIIGNSNNSVFGQGGRSSCPVCRTSYQPGNLRPNRHLAAIVKRLREVALCPGKQLEVIFCALHGEKLQLFCKEDGKLICWLCERSQEHRGHHTFLMEEVAQEYQDMFQESLKKLRREQQEAEKLKALIQEKRESWKSQVEPEKRRIQTEFKQLRSILDREEQRELKKLEVEERKGLSIIEKAEGDLIHQSQSLKDLISDLEHRCQGSTVELLQDVGDVTKRSEFWTLRKPQALPTKLKSLFRAPDLRKMLKVFRELTDVQSYWGE; encoded by the exons ATGACTTCAACAGTCTTGGTGGACATCCGAGATGAAGTAACCTGCCCTATCTGCTTGGAGCTCCTGACAGAACCCCTGAGCATTGATTGTGGCCATAGCTTCTGCCAGGTCTGCATCATAGGAAACAGTAATAATTCAGTGTTCGGCCAAGGAGGGAGGAGCAGCTGTCCTGTGTGCCGGACCTCCTATCAGCCTGGGAACCTCCGTCCTAATCGGCACCTGGCCGCCATAGTgaagaggctcagagaggttgcGTTGTGCCCTGGAAAACAACTCGAGGTCATTTTTTGTGCGCTTCATGGAGAGAAACTCCAGCTCTTTTGCAAGGAGGATGGGAAGTTAATTTGCTGGCTTTGTGAACGATCTCAGGAGCACCGTGGTCATCACACATTCCTCATGGAGGAGGTGGCCCAGGAGTACCAG GACATGTTCCaggagtctctgaagaaattgaGGAGGGAGCAGCAGGAAGCCGAGAAGCTAAAAGCTCTTATCCAGGAGAAGAGGGAATCCTGGAAG AGTCAGGTGGAGCCTGAGAAACGCCGGATCCAGACAGAGTTTAAGCAGCTCCGAAGCATCCTGGACAGGGAGGAGCAGCGGGAACTGAAGAAACTGGaagtggaagagaggaaggggctgAGCATCATAGAAAAGGCCGAGGGTGACCTGATCCACCAGAGCCAGTCACTGAAGGACCTCATCTCAGACCTGGAGCACCGGTGCCAGGGGTCCACCGTAGAACTGCTGCAG GATGTGGGTGATGTTACAAAAAG GAGTGAGTTCTGGACCCTGAGGAAGCCCCAAGCTCTCCCCACCAAGCTGAAAAGTTTGTTTCGAGCACCGGATCTGAGGAAGATGCTAAAAGTCTTTAGAG AGCTGACAGATGTCCAAAGCTATTGGGGTGAGTAG